A window of Trichomycterus rosablanca isolate fTriRos1 chromosome 5, fTriRos1.hap1, whole genome shotgun sequence contains these coding sequences:
- the chata gene encoding choline O-acetyltransferase has translation MPDLERMPSRDQRDHNSLPKLPVPALQQTLKMYLKCMRHLVPEEQFKRTKAITGNFGAPGGLGEFLQMKLLERREVKANWVFDYWIEDMYLNNRLALPVNSSPAMVFPKQTYRTQSDALRFAAHLISGVLEYKCLLDGNTLPVDVARGQLAGTPLCMEQYYRLFTSYRLPGPKTDTLVAQKSSVMPEPEHIIVACKNQFFVLDAVINFRRLNEKDLLTQLQKIRKMAENEEEHLPPIGLLTSDGRTEWAEARNFLVKDSTNRDSLDMIERCLCLVCLDEPSGMELSDTNRAMLMLHGGGPDRNGGNRWYDKPMQFVVGEDGCCGVVCEHSPFEGIVLVQCTEYLLKYMRGSPSKLVRAASVSELPSPRRLRWKCSPDIQKSLTASADKLQMLAGNLDINVHTFTCYGKQFIKKQKMSPDAYIQVALQFAFYRCHGRPVPTYESASTRRFQQGRVDNIRSSTAEALAFVKAMTDEQSSLTSAQKMEKLWDAIKAQTNYTVLAITGMAIDNHLLGLREIAKELNLEKPEMFRDETYIFSNQFILSTSQVPTTTEMFCCYGPVVPNGYGTCYNPQSDHIIFCVSSFRDSPETSSDMFVKTLVQCLREMRDLCQVYNTHTMPKNPTPRNEDTSEAVKNGGKI, from the exons ATGCCAGATTTGGAAAGGATGCCATCAAGGGACCAAAGGGATCATAAT AGTCTCCCTAAGTTGCCAGTTCCAGCCCTGCAACAAACACTGAAGATGTATTTGAAATGCATGAGGCACTTAGTACCTGAAGAGCAATTTAAAAGGACCAAGGCCATCACAGGGAACTTTGGCGCACCTGGTGGACTCGGAGAGTTCCTTCAGATGAAGCTACTGGAAAGAAGAGAGGTTAAGGCCAACTGG GTATTTGACTACTGGATTGAAGATATGTATTTGAATAACAGATTAGCACTACCTGTCAACTCTAGCCCTGCCATGGTCTTCCCAAAGCAGACCTACAGAACACAGAGTGATGCACTCAG ATTTGCGGCTCATCTAATTTCAGGTGTACTGGAATACAAGTGTCTACTTGACGG CAATACTCTTCCAGTGGACGTAGCACGAGGGCAACTAGCGGGCACTCCCTTGTGTATGGAACAGTACTACAGGCTATTTACCTCTTACCGCCTACCTGGACCAAAAACAGACACACTGGTGGCGCAGAAAAGCAGCGTAATGCCAGAACCAGAGCACATCATAGTGGCCTGTAAAAACCAG TTTTTCGTTCTTGATGCTGTGATCAACTTCCGGCGGCTCAATGAAAAGGATCTGTTAACTCAGTTACAGAAGATTAGGAAGATGGCTGAGAATGAGGAGGAACACCTGCCTCCTATAGGACTGCTTACTTCAGACGGTCGGACTGAGTGGGCGGAGGCTCGTAATTTCCTTGTTAAAG ATTCTACCAACAGAGACTCTCTGGATATGATTGAGCGCTGcttgtgtttggtgtgtctgGATGAACCGAGTGGCATGGAGCTGAGTGACACAAACCGAGCCATGCTGATGCTCCATGGAGGGGGGCCGGACAGAAATGGGGGAAACCGCTGGTATGACAAACCTATGCAG TTTGTGGTAGGTGAAGACGGCTGCTGTGGTGTTGTTTGTGAACACTCACCCTTTGAGGGAATCGTATTGGTCCAGTGCACAGAATATCTATTAAAGTACAT GAGAGGCAGCCCTTCAAAGCTGGTAAGGGCAGCGAGTGTGAGTGAGCTGCCATCTCCACGGCGACTGCGCTGGAAATGTTCACCAGATATTCAGAAATCCCTCACGGCTTCAGCAGACAAATTACAAAT GCTTGCTGGAAATCTAGACATAAATGTCCATACATTTACCTGCTATGGTAAACAGTTTATCAAGAAACAGAAAATGAGCCCAGATGCTTACATACAAGTAGCTTTGCAGTTTGCATTTTACAG ATGTCATGGAAGACCTGTGCCAACCTATGAGAGTGCATCAACTCGGCGCTTCCAACAGGGCAGAGTGGACAACATTCGCTCTTCTACTGCTGAGGCTTTAGCATTTGTAAAAGCTATGACTGATGAACAGTCCAGTTTGACA AGTGCACAGAAGATGGAGAAGTTATGGGATGCTATTAAGGCCCAAACCAATTATACAGTCCTG GCTATTACAGGAATGGCAATAGATAATCACTTACTTGGATTGAGAGAGATTGCAAAGGAGCTCAACCTGGAGAAACCAGAAATGTTCAGAGATGAGACCTACATCTTCAGCAATCAGTTTATTCTTTCTACAAGTcag GTTCCCACGACCACAGAGATGTTTTGCTGCTATGGTCCTGTGGTCCCCAATGGCTACGGTACTTGCTACAATCCCCAGTCGGACCACATAATTTTCTGTGTGTCCAGCTTCCGTGACAGCCCAGAGACCTCCTCTGACATGTTTGTGAAAACTCTAGTGCAGTGCCTGAGGGAAATGCGAGATCTGTGCCAAGTATACAACACTCACACCATGCCAAAAAACCCCACACCAAGGAATGAGGATACCTCTGAGGCTGTGAAGAATGGGGGAaagatatag
- the c5h10orf53 gene encoding UPF0728 protein C10orf53 homolog, whose translation MPQSSLVTIRYGPYESCGVVDHRTFCLEGLQAVLTDYGYACILEKTADRNQMELVVNGEHVYKCNITKLEFGGDGQLDPLCQEAIDAVRNADQQHHI comes from the exons ATGCCCCAGTCTTCACTCGTCACTATTAGATATGGACCTTACGAATCATGTGGAGTGGTTGATCACAGGACTTTCTGCCTGGAGGGATTACAGG CGGTACTGACAGATTATGGGTACGCATGTATTCTTGAGAAGACAGCTGACAGGAACCAAATGGAGCTGGTGGTTAATGGAGAACATGTGTATAAATGCAACATTACTAAGCTGGAGTTTG GTGGTGATGGACAGCTTGATCCACTATGTCAAGAAGCGATAGATGCAGTAAGGAATGCAGACCAACAACACCATATATGA